In one Cryptococcus deuterogattii R265 chromosome 11, complete sequence genomic region, the following are encoded:
- a CDS encoding DNA polymerase phi subunit, producing MTSNVLPLFWPLSNSSKETRLAASASLVSSLESFQQSFSHNVGSSKGKEIEDEDEDSASDSEESGMEIDASDDEEENDEKDSQAAKLDRQLSKDNAEDVVYSVKRLVRGLGSSRESSRLGFAVALTELLSRIPTVTARQVFSLVVRNSQYSKNMKGSDERDMMFARLFGMTAIVQSQSLFASSATKADFRGVIEELQKLGQAKAWMRESAWWTLVQSVQLLLGSRVQWKEDALQELVDVVFEEKGWTQEKVALVLTLEQSGLDFDWNTHLAPTFKYNPLLDTHNLVTLGRILKETTGDEDDGVSATITGSWKPQLHFVWNIIFDRYFGPSALSTTLAPFQDFFRVVVDESLFSNTSSPQRRYWGFQVFERALPLLPSSQMPLIFTPNFMRCWMNNLSSPDRYLHKAAQQIAKKVQEIIKENPKVGFTLLSQLVGKHGRPDFDKVTKTKTVESIMGKLNEEGVKDFVDFLKETILGASHENMDTARLTERRSWALDQIQALCRNGSVPKDDTWVSPLLDFLLVHGFFIIRSANKKSPISVTHSVPVLPLSENTSSACRAKFFACALELTTASIPRKSGSEVSKARQQGCDASGRLWLRRAVDIVSILVQDKKHVEVIADADEEIKSIRNTALKSLSSFDKFKENQKSISRAFEILISFFILQTYDEVEDSLENLEEVNAAAQQYLGQEEEKDAQAVDMLLDVLIALLDKGSSDLRNLANLVFGIISPELTKSSLDLLAAQLEQSAAEAAANESEEESDEDAEGDEAASGSDDGQASEEDEDEEEEEEDDEDLGEVDPAFRQRVAEALKVSGMDAGEDVEEGSEAESEEYWDDDQMMKVDEQLAQVFRERAAATSKNDMKHILTESIHFKNRILDFYDTYAKRQPANPLIIDVVLTLLKLIRTGGVSEAEVSNKAAGILRSKFNKPKDVPSTVDVEVASGCLKTIHSMAQKAHSAEFSTLCSLCSLFVSRAIDASETTSNSATSTVVEIYRATLKDFMTRKASLIHPPFLLEFVKRFPLRAFSLYHDLVTYVAPGAAVNAFRQLQAYSVLQILAQHLPVISKSVSPPEVVKFVQEASGSVFTTIEAAAEASVDSKDALNAQKLKDVAKFALQLARNSKNIGVSWDIRRVSEVGEKLKHGQRTKEMKGVHSMWTQLEAILGNKKGEKRKR from the exons ATGACTTCAAATGTGTTGCCTCTTTTCTGGCCATTATCAAACTCAAGCAAGGAGACCCGGCTCGCAGCTTCTGCAAGCCTCGTGTCTTCCCTTGAATCTTTCCAACAGTCCTTCTCTCACAATGTCGGTTCGtcaaagggcaaggaaattgaggacgaggacgaagattCAGCCAGCGATAGCGAAGAGTCTGGAATGGAAATAGATGCgagcgatgatgaagaagaaaatgacgAAAAGGATAGTCAGGCGGCAAAATTGGACAGGCAGTTGAGCAAGGACAATGCGGAGGATGTAGTCTATAGTGTCAAGCGGCTCGTGCGAGGCTTAGGTAGCTCAAGAGAAAGCAGTCGTCTTGGATTCGCAGTTGCTCTAACTGAG TTGCTTTCTCGTATACCAACTGTCACTGCTCGACAAGTCTTCTCACTGGTTGTCCGCAATTCTCAATACAGCAAGAATATGAAAGGTTCTGACGAAAGGGACATGATGTTTGCTCGTCTTTTCGGTATGACAGCCATTGTTCAATCCCAGAGTCTTTTCGCATCTAGTGCCACAAAGGCTGACTTCCGAGGCGTTATCGAAGAGCTTCAGAAACTTGGACAGGCCAAAGCGTGGATGAGAGAAAGCGCTTGGTGGACTCTGGTGCAAAGCGTCCAGCTTCTTTTGGGAAGTAGAGTGCAATGGAAGGAGGACGCTCTACAAGAACTGGTTGATGTAGTGtttgaagaaaagggtTGGACCCAGGAAAAGGTAGCTTTGGTACTTACCTTGGAGCAGTCTGGTCTC GATTTTGACTGGAATACTCATCTGGCTCCTACTTTTAAGTATAACCCTTTACTGGACACCCACAACCTTGTCACCCTCGGTCGAATTCTCAAG GAAACGACCggagacgaggatgatggtgttTCAGCAACCATCACTGGTTCTTGGAAACCCCAGCTTCATTTTGTCTGGaacatcatcttcgatCGGTACTTTGGACCCTCTGCCCTTTCCACAACCCTTGCGCCCTTTCAAGACTTCTTCCGCGTCGTTGTTGACG AATCGCTTTTCTCCaatacctcttctccccaaCGTCGCTACTGGGGCTTTCAAGTCTTTGAACGagcccttcctcttttgccGTCTTCTCAGATGCCTCTTATATTTACTCCCAATTTCATGCGATGCTGGATGAACAACCTCTCCTCACCTGATCGTTATCTTCACAAAGCTGCTCAGCAAATTGCCAAAAAAGTGCAAGAGATTATCAAAGAGAACCCCAAGGTTGGTTTCACGTTGCTTTCTCAACTTGTAGGTAAACATGGTCGACCCGATTTCGACAAAGTCACCAAGACAAAGACCGTCGAATCAATTATGGGAAAACTCAATGAAGAGGGTGTGAAAGATTTTGTCGATTTTTTGAAAGAAACAATTCTGGGTGCTTCTCATGAAAA CATGGACACTGCAAGACTGACTGAACGTCGTTCTTGGGCACTCGATCAGATCCAGGCTTTGTGCAGGAACGGTTCTGTCCCCAAGGACGACACCTGGgtttctcctcttttggatttccttcttgtgCATGgattcttcatcattcgAAGCGCCAACAAGAAAAGCCCTATCAGCGTTACACATTCTGTTCCTGTGCTTCCACTTTCCGAAAATACGTCTTCCGCTTGTCGCGCGAAATTCTTTGCGTGTGCATTGGAGTTGACTACAGCGTCTATTCCTAGAAAAAGTGGCTCTGAAGTATCCAAAGCTCGTCAACAAGGGTGTGATGCTTCCGGCAGGCTCTGGCTCCGTCGAGCCGTTGACATCGTTTCAATCCTCGTGCAGGATAAAAAGCACGTTGAAGTCATCGCGGATGCCGACGAAGAAATCAAATCGATCAGAAATACAGCTCTGAAGagtctttcttcttttgataAG TTTAAAGAAAACCAAAAATCGATTTCTAGGGCGTTTGaaatcctcatctccttctttatCCTTCAAACTTAcgatgaagttgaagatTCTTTGGAAAACCTTGAGGAGGTCAATGCAGCTGCTCAGCAATACTTgggtcaagaagaggaaaaggatgcaCAGGCCGTTGATATGTTGCTCGACGTGCTCATTGCTTTGCTCGACAAAGGTTCAAGTGACTTACGCAACCTTGCAAACTTGGTCTTTGGTATCATTTCCCCAGAACTTACGAAATCCAGTTTAGACCTTTTGGCAGCC CAACTTGAACAATCCGCCGCTGAAGCCGCTGCAAACGaatctgaagaagagagtgacGAGGATGCCGAAGGTGATGAGGCCGCCTCTGGTAGCGATGATGGACAGGccagtgaagaagatgaggacgaggaagaagaggaggaggatgatgaggatttGGGGGAGGTTGACCCTGCATTCAGACAGAGAGTTGCCGAAGCTCTCAAAGTGTCCGGCATGGACGCCGGTGAggatgtcgaagaaggtTCTGAAGCCGAGTCAGAAGAATACTGGGACGATGATCAAATGATGAAGGTCGACGAACAGCTTGCTCAGGTCTTCCGTGAAAGGGCAGCCGCCACCTCCAAGAATGATATGAAGC ACATTCTGACCGAATCCATCCACTTCAAAAATCGTATTCTCGACTTCTACGACACTTATGCCAAGCGTCAACCAGCCAATCCCCTTATTATCGATGTTGTCCTCACCCTCTTGAAACTTATTCGCACCGGTGGCGTTTCTGAAGCTGAAGTCTCAAACAAGGCCGCGGGTATCCTTCGGAGCAAGTTCAACAAACCGAAGGATGTCCCATCCACCGTCGACGTCGAGGTTGCCTCTGGTTGTCTCAAGACCATTCATTCAATGGCACAAAAGGCTCATTCAGCTGAGTTTTCTACCTTGTGCAGTCTGTGCTCGCTTTTCGTCTCTCGAGCAATCGACGCTTCAGAAACCACCTCAAATTCTGCAACTTCTACTGTCGTCGAGATTTACCGTGCTACTCTTAAAGACTTCATGACCCGCAAAGCATCCCTTATCCACcctccattcctcctcgaGTTTGTAAAGCGGTTCCCCCTCCGTGCATTCTCTCTTTACCACGATCTTGTCACCTACGTGGCTCCAGGCGCTGCTGTCAACGCTTTTAGGCAACTGCAGGCTTACAGCGTTCTCCAGATCCTTGCTCAGCACCTTCCGGTCATTTCTAAATCCGTATCCCCACCTGAGGTGGTCAAATTCGTCCAAGAAGCCAGCGGAAGCGTTTTCACTACCATTGAAGCTGCTGCCGAAGCTAGCGTGGACTCCAAGGATGCTTTGAATGCCCAAAAGCTTAAAGACGTTGCCAAATTTGCTCTTCAGCTTGCTAGAAACAGCAAGAATATAGGTGTCTCTTGGGATATAAGGAGAGTGAGCGAGGTTGGTGAAAAGCTCAAGCACGGCCAGAGAAcaaaggagatgaagggtgTTCACAGTATGTGGACACAGTTGGAAGCCATTTTGGGCAACAAAAAGGGTGAAAAGCGTAAGAGGTAG
- a CDS encoding peptidyl-prolyl cis-trans isomerase-like 1: MSGPSPTYVTFDTSVGSFTVELYTAHAPKTCNNFAKLAERGYYNGVIFHRIIPNFMIQGGDPTGTGRGGTSIYGDRFADEIHPELRFVGAGILAMANSGPNTNGSQFFITCAPTPYLDGKHTIFGRVSSGMKTIQRLEAVRTDKDDRPVEEIKIHRARLGEATPAGALAVAMPA; the protein is encoded by the exons ATGTCAGGCCCTTCTCCAACATATGTCACATTCGACACATCTGTCGGCTCATTCACTGTCGAACTGTACACAGCTCATGCACCTAAA ACATGTAACAACTTTGCTAAGCTGGCGGAGCGAGGCTATTATAATGGTGTCATTTTCCATCGAATTATCCCC AATTTTATGATCCAAGGTGGTGATCCAACGGGAACGGGGCGAGGCGGAACGTCGATCTATGGTGACAGGTTTGCCGACGAAATCCACCCCGAGCTGAGATTTGTTGGTGCGGGAATCCTGGCCATGGCTAATTCTGGACCGAACACCAATG GTTCTcaattcttcatcacttgT GCCCCAACACCTTATCTGGACGGAAAGCACACGATTTTCGGTCGTGTATCTTCTGGCATGAAGACCATTCAGAGATTAGAAGCTGTGCGAACGGACAAGGACGATCGACCAGTGGAGGAAATCAAGATACATCGAGCGAGACTGGGTGAGGCAACGCCAGCTGGAGCTTTAGCTGTCGCCATGCCTGCCTAA
- a CDS encoding mitotic spindle assembly checkpoint protein MAD2: MAQKQATRTNQAITLKGSTALVTEFFEYSVNSILYQRGVYPSDDFRMVKKYGLPMLVTADEELKEYISTVLSQVQEWLLSSSLSRIVLAIKSVETGETLERWQFDIYTDESTFASLPGGPPKSAGSKKKEKTEKEVQGEIREIMKQITSSVTFLPILEEECTFTILAHTNDSPDVAIPATWDDADPHLIDKGKVEQVRLRSFSTNVHSLEAMVAYRVGE, encoded by the exons ATGGCACAGAAACAAGCAACAAGGACCAACCAAGCAATTACCCTCAAAGGGTCAACAGCACTCGTGACAGAGTTCTTCGAATATAGCGTAAACAG CATCCTGTATCAACGAGGCGTATACCCTTCAGATGACTTTAG GATGGTAAAGAAATACGGCTTGCCCATGCTTGTGACAGCGGACGAAGAACTCAAGGAGTACATCTCAACTGTCCTCAGCCAGGTCCAAG AATGGTtactctcctcatctttaTCTCGTATTGTTCTCGCCATCAAATCGGTTGAAACGGGCGAGACACTTGAACGATGGCAATTTGACATCTATACGGACGAATCAACATTCGCCTCCCTGCCTGGTGGTCCACCCAAATCCGCAGGTAgtaaaaagaaggagaagacagaaaaagaagttcAGGGGGAGATTAGGGAAATCATGAAGCAAATTACATCCAGTGTGACGTTCTTACCCATattggaggaagaat GCACATTTACTATTTTAGCGCATACGAATGATTCTCCAGACGTGGCTATCCCAGCTACATGGGATGACGCTGATCCTCATCTTATTGACAAAGGCAAAGTGGAGCAAGTGAGGCTTAGAAGCTTTAGCACCAACGTGCACTCTCTGGAG GCCATGGTGGCTTATCGTGTCGGAGAATAA
- a CDS encoding COPII-coated vesicle component Erv46: MGRNGMFGSFQGFDAFGKTMEDVKVKTRTGALLTFISLSIILTSVMLEFIDYRRVHLEPSIIVDRSRGEKLVIDFDIEFPRVPCYLLSLDVMDISGEHQTEFEHQVTKTRIDKNGNIISKVQGGQLKGDFERANLNQDPNYCGSCYGAPPPESGCCNSCEEVRQAYGRKGWSFSDPEGIEQCVEEGWMDKMKEQNEEGCRIGGHIRVNKVIGNLHFSPGRSFQNNMMQMLELVPYLRDKNHHDFGHIVHKFRFGGDMTKAEELTVLPKEQRWRDKLGLKDPLQGIKAHTEVSNYMFQYFLKVVSTNFISLNGEEIPSHQYSVTQYERDLRTGNAPGKDAHGHMTSHGMMGVPGVFFNYEISPMKVIHTEERQSFAHFLTSTCAIVGGVLTVASLLDSFIFNSSKRLKKTSEVSFRGPSGKIL, translated from the exons ATGGGACGGAATGGCATGTTTGGCTCCTTTCAAGGATTCGATGCTTTCGGAAAG ACGATGGAGGATGTCAAGGTCAAGACACGTACAGGTGCTCTCT TgaccttcatctctctGTCAATCATTCTTACATCTGTCATGCTCGAGTTCATCGATTACAGACGGGTACACCTGGAACCAAGTATCATCGTGGATAGGtcgagaggagagaagctTGTAATCGACTTTGATATAGAATTCCCCCGGGTACCATGCTATC TCCTTTCGTTGGACGTTATGGACATCTCGGGAGAACACCAGACAGAGTTTGAACACCAGGTTACTAAAACAAGAATAGACAAGAATGGAAATATCATTTCCAAAGTACAGGGGGGTC AACTCAAAGGAGATTTTGAAAGGGCCAACTTGAACCAGGACCCCAACTACTGTGGATCTTGCTACGGtgcccctcctcctgagAGCGG GTGCTGTAACTCTTGTGAAGAGGTCCGACAGGCGTACGGTAGGAAGGGATGGTCTTTCAGTGACCCTGAAGGTATCGAGCAG TgtgtggaagaagggtggatggacaagatgaaggagcagaACGAGGAAGGTTGTCGCATTGGCGGACATATCCGCGTCAACAAG GTCATTGGAAATTTGCACTTCAGTCCTGGTCGATCATTCCAAAACAACATGATGCAGATGCTCGAGCTCGTCCCCTACTTGCGCGACAAGAATCACCACGACTTTGGGCACATTGTGCACAAGTTTAGGTTTGGAGGTGATATGACAAAGGCAGAGGAGTTGACAGTTCTGCCAAAAGaacaaagatggagagataaATTAGGTCTGAAGGATCCTTTGCAAGGAATTAAGGCTCATACTGAAGTTT CCAACTACATGTTCCAAT ACTTCCTCAAGGTCGTTTCCACAAACTTCATTTCTCTCAACGGGGAGGAGATACCGTCTCATCAGTACAGTGTGACTCAGTACGAACGAGATCTTCGGACGGGAAACGCCCCTGGTAAGGATGCTCACGGTC ATATGACTAGCCACGGAATGATGGGTGTTCCTGGGGTTTTCTTCAA CTATGAGATATCACCCATGAAAGTTATTCATACAGAAGAAAGGCAATCTTTTGCACACTTCCTGACATC GACGTGTGCGATCGTGGGAGGTGTTTTGACGGTTGCAAGCTTGTTGgactctttcatcttcaacagTTCCAAGCGGTTAAAGAAAACGTCTGAAGTTTCATTCAGAGGCCCAAGTGGGAAGATA CTCTAA
- a CDS encoding elongation factor G mitochondrial, which yields MSAIARAAARVRQQSATPLQRPLLLQRKPILSHTLPLYTSPLKPSLPTSITSLSSQQTFQRRWASASAKVDEGTKEEVWPERKLPELTETDKLKLRRQRNVGISAHIDSGKTTLTERVLYYTGRIRDIHEVRGRDAVGAKMDSMELEREKGITIQSAATFADWVAPKPPIELQEGETVGNTEKEKFAINIIDTPGHVDFTIEVERALRVLDGAVLVLCAVSGVQSQTITVDRQMRRYNVPRLAFINKMDRAGSNPFRVIGQLRGKLKMNAAAVQVPIGSESDFAGVVDIVRMKAIYNEGVKGNQVIETDEIPESVRALAEEKRAELIEQLSEADETLCDLFLDEAPITPTDIAQALQRATTSLRFTPVFMGSAIKNTGVQPLLDGVCAYLPNPSEVQNQAMDATLPAHAPAVPLVPAVDAPLVGLAFKLEEGRYGQLTYMRVYQGELKRGSMIYNARTGKKVKVPRLVRMHADEMEDVESVVAGEICAMFGVECSSGDTFTDGSSTYTMTSMFVPEPVISLSIRPEGNETPNFSRALNRFQKEDPTFRVHVDSESQETIISGMGELHLDIYVERMKREYNVACVTGKPRVAFRETITEAAKFNYTHKKQSGGSGQFGRVIGSIEPMETDPDTGKDTAFENRIIGGNIPNQFIPAIQKGFQEALDRGLITGHPITGCKFILDDGSAHAVDSNELAFRLAAIGAFREAFNKAKPVVLEPVMTVEIVAPIEFQGNVIGAINQRKGTIVDTEVRDDEFTLTAEVALNDMFGYSSQLRGMTQGKGEFSMEYKNHQPVLPNVQKEMAEAFRKKQLGK from the exons ATGTCAGCCATTGCAAGAGCAGCGGCCAGAGTTAGGCAGCAAAGCGCAACCCCGCTTCAGcgccctctccttctccagcgAAAACCCATCCTCAGTCacacccttcctctctaTACATCTCCACTCAAGCCATCCCTCCCAACCTCCATCACATCTCTCAGCTCTCAACAGACATTccagaggagatgggcTTCTGCATCAGCCAAGGTAGATGAAGGGaccaaggaggaggtttgGCCCGAGAGGAAGCTGCCCGAGCTTACTGAGACCGATAAGTTGAAGTTGAGACGTCAAAGGAATGTCGGTATCTCGGCCCACATTGACTCTGGTAAGACAACCTTGACTGAGCGA GTGCTTTATTACACTGGTCGAATTCGAGATATCCACGAGGTTCGAGGTCGTGATGCTGTCGGTGCTAAGATGGACTCCATGGAGCTGGAGCGTGAAAAGGGTATTACCATTCAGTCTGCTGCCACTTTTGCCGACTGGGTTGCTCCCAAGCCTCCTATCGAGCTACAAGAGGGTGAAACCGTAGGCAACactgaaaaggaaaagtttgccatcaacatcatcgaCACTCCGGGCCACGTCGACTTCACCATCGAAGTTGAGAGAGCGTTGCGAGTGTTGGACGGTGCAGTGTTGGTTCTTTGTGCTGTTTCTGGTGTTCAGAGTCAGACAATCACCGTAGACAGGCAAATGCGAAGGTATAATGTCCCCAGGTTGGCATTCATCAACAAGATGGACCGAGCTGGATCCAATCCCTTCCGTGTCATTGGCCAGCTTCGGGGCAAGTTAAAGATGAACGCCGCTGCCGTCCAGGTCCCTATCGGATCTGAAAGTGACTTTGCCGGTGTCGTTGACATCGTCAGGATGAAGGCCATCTACAATGAAGGTGTCAAGGG TAACCAGGTCATTGAGACCGACGAAATTCCTGAAAGTGTTCGCGCTCTTGCTGAAGAAAAGCGTGCAGAGCTCATCGAACAGCTTTCCGAGGCTGACGAGACTCTCTGtgaccttttcctcgaCGAAGCTCCTATCACTCCTACGGATATCGCTCAAGCCCTTCAACGAGCGACCACCTCTCTCCGTTTCACTCCCGTCTTTATGGGCTCCGCCATCAAGAACACTGGTGTCCAGCCTCTCTTGGATGGTGTCTGTGCTTACCTGCCCAACCCTAGTGAAGTCCAGAACCAAGCTATGGACGCCACACTTCCTGCTCATGCCCCAGCCGTTCCCCTTGTCCCCGCCGTCGACGCGCCTCTGGTTGGCTTGGCTTTtaagcttgaagaaggcaggTACGGTCAGTTGACCTACATGAGGGTGTACCAAGGAGAGTTGAAGAGAGGTTCCATGATTTACAACGCCAGGACAGGtaagaaggtcaaggtcCCTAGGCTAGTGAGGATGCACGCGGACGAAATGGAGGACGTCGAATCTGTTGTGGCTGGTGAAATTTGTGCAATGTTTGGTGTGGAATGTTCTTCCGGTGACACTTTCACTGATGGTTCATCTACTTACACTATG ACATCCATGTTCGTCCCGGAGCCTGTTATTTCCCTTTCTATTCGACCTGAAGGAAACGAAACTCCCAACTTCTCTCGTGCGCTTAACCGATTCCAGAAGGAAGATCCTACTTTCCGTGTGCACGTTGATTCTGAGTCTCAGGAG ACTATCATTTCTGGTATGGGTGAACTTCACCTTGACATCTACGTTGAACGTATGAAACGTGAATACAACGTTGCCTGTGTGACAGGTAAACCCCGTGTTGCTTTCCGAGAAACCATCACCGAGGCCGCCAAATTCAACTACACCCACAAAAAGCAGTCTGGTGGTTCTGGTCAATTCGGTAGGGTCATTGGTTCCATCGAACCCATGGAGACCGATCCCGACACTGGCAAGGACACTGCCTTTGAGAACAGGATCATCGGTGGTAACATTCCTAACCAGTTCATCCCTGCTATTCAGAAG GGTTTCCAAGAGGCGCTCGACAGAGGTCTCATCACCGGTCATCCTATTACAGGCTGTAAATTCATCCTTGATGATGGTTCAGCTCATGCTGTCGACTCAAACGAACTTGCTTTCCGTCTCGCTGCTATTGGTGCTTTCCGAGAAGCCTTCAACAAGGCCAAGCCGGTCGTCCTTGAACCTGTCATGACCGTCGAAATCGTTGCCCCTATCGAGTTCCAGGGTAACGTCATTGGGGCTATCAACCAACGTAAGGGTACAATTGTGGACACTGAAGTTAGAGATGACGAGTTCACCTTGACGGCGGAGGTGGCTTTGAACGATATGTTTGGTTACTCAAGTCAGTTGCGTGGTATGACTCAGGGTAAGGGAGAATTCTCAATGGAGTACAAGAACCATCAGCCTGTCCTTCCAAACGTCCAGAAAGAGATGGCTGAGGCAttcaggaagaagcagcttGGCAAGTAA
- a CDS encoding large subunit GTPase 1: MPPRTKAQSSGLGKALINRKAKEAVAPKESQLYTLDDNNPLASVTHERDLDEFLANAALADQDFTTERTKMRVISAPNMPTPTSNPFLLSAEEEKEVIKKKSDFQSDLTVPRRPPWTRQMTRLELEKQERESFLEWRRELAKLAETSNLLLTPFERNVQLWRQLWRVLERSQLIVQIVDARNPLGFRCQDLENYVKEIGSDETDEEITVPGKGKRRSLLLINKADLLTYDQRSAWADYFEKEGISYAFFSAANAAAVQEQAEKQRLRQLGEYDEPKQSNEESEEEFEEEEDDTEEEHLTEDLRETHLDEEDWSSESAGRSGQVSRSEVDGKLAEGLTVSLSEVAQDVRARFREPTEEEDVRTRVLTVTELEDLFINAAPDLKDFATSQHPNPKLMVGLVGYPNVGKSSTINSLLGAKKVSVSSTPGKTKHFQTLVLSDTITLCDCPGLVFPQFANTQADMVVDGVLPIDQMREYSAPVDLLCRRIPRDILEGTYGIRIDVKDEEEGGTGKVGWEEFLSAYAIARGMTRSSFGMPDTSRAARYVLKDYVNAKLLFAHPPPGIDADDFMSTSRAETIARIEESYENGRKRAPVTHVSKNADTYVQPASTKGKDSLDEEAEPGQDQTKRERQSTSRQVKSTAASAPARSGREKAAALDSVYFNEGGAQPRLVIKGRNQPGDVQEGGQGFSRATRYPHQRLLGPDGMPMLGAGGKDLGAANGKKHFKRKEGKKRSGKGYD, encoded by the exons ATG CCGCCCCGAACAAAAGCTCAGTCGTCTGGACTAGGCAAAGCGCTGATTAATCGCAAAGCCAAGGAAGCCGTTGCACCTAAGGAGTCCCAGCTT TACACCCTTGATGACAACAATCCTTTGGCATCCGTCACACATGAGCGCGATCTCGACGAATTTCTCGCCAACGCTGCTCTGGCGGATCAAGATTTCACCACCGAACGTACCAAGATGCGAGTGATATCTGCTCCTAACATGCCTACGCCAACTAGCAATCCATTTTTGCTATCcgctgaagaggagaaggaagttatcaagaagaagagcgacTTCCAGAGTGATTTAACTGTGCCTCGACGACCGCCCTGGACAAGGCAGATGACAAGgttggagttggagaagcAGGAACGGGAGTCTTTCCTcgaatggagaagggaacTCGCAAA GCTCGCCGAAACATCTAACCTCTTGCTTACGCCTTTTGAACGTAACGTCCAACTTTGGCGTCAACTTTGGCGTGTTCTTGAGCGTTCTCAACTCATTGTTCAGATTGTGGATGCCAGAAATCCTCTCGGTTTTAGATGTCAGGATCTGGAGAATTAtgtgaaggagattggtAGTGATGAAACTGACGAAGAGATCACCGTGCCaggcaaaggaaagaggaggagttTATTGTTGATTAATAAGGCTGACTTATTGACATATGATCAAAG ATCTGCTTGGGCCGACTATttcgagaaggaaggcatCTCGTACgcattcttctctgctgctaatgctgctgctgttcaAGAACAGGCAGAGAAACAGCGATTAAGACAATTAGGAGAATATGATGAGCCCAAGCAGTCTAATGAggaaagcgaagaagaatttgaggaggaggaggatgacacTGAGGAGGAGCACTTGACTGAGGATCTCCGAGAAACCCATctcgatgaggaagattggTCTTCAGAAAGTGCAGGAAGGAGTGGGCAAGTTTCAAGGTCGGAAGTGGATGGAAAACTTGCCGAAGGACTGACAGTATCTTTATCCGAAGTTGCCCAAGACGTCAGAGCCAGATTTAGGGAGCCtacggaagaggaagacgtcAGAACAAGAGTCCTCACCGTTACTGAGCTGGAGGATCTTTTCATCAATGCAGCCCCGGATTTGAAAG ACTTTGCTACTTCTCAGCACCCCAACCCCAAGCTTATGGTCGGTTTGGTCGGCTACCCTAACGTTGGTAAATCATCTACGATCAACTCGCTCCTCGGTGCCAAGAAAGTGTCTGTTTCTTCAACTCCCGGTAAAACCAAGCATTTCCAGACCCTTGTGCTCTCTGATACTATCACTCTGTGCGATTGTCCTGGTCTTGTCTTCCCGCAGTTTGCCAACACTCAAGCGGACATGGTCGTTGATGGTGTGTTGCCAATCGACCAAATGAGAGAGTACTCTGCTCCTGTGGATCTGCTGTGTAGAAGAATACCGAGGGATATATTGGAGGGTACCTACGGTATTAGAATTGATGTtaaggatgaagaagagggcggAACAGGTAAAGTGGGGTGGGAAGAGTTCTTGTCTGCTTATGCCA TTGCTCGTGGTATGActcgatcttctttcgGTATGCCCGACACTTCTCGTGCTGCACGATATGTCTTGAAGGACTACGTCAATGCCAAGCTTCTGTTTGCCCATCCCCCCCCTGGTATCGACGCCGACGACTTTATGTCAACCTCTCGAGCCGAAACTATTGCGCGCATTGAAGAGTCATATGAGAATGGTAGGAAACGTGCGCCAGTGACTCATGTGTCGAAAAATGCCGATACTTACGTTCAGCCTGCCTCAACGAAGGGTAAGGATTCtttggatgaggaggcggagCCGGGACAAGATCAgacgaagagagaaaggcaATCTACTAGTAGACAGGTCAAGTCTACTGCTGCTTCCGCTCCCGCACGTTCTGGTCGCGAGAAGGCAGCGGCCCTTGACTCTGTGTACTTCAATGAAGGTGGGGCACAACCACGTTTGGTCATAAAGGGACGTAATCAGCCTGGCGATGTGCaggaaggagggcaaggatTTTCAAGGGCAACGAGATATCCCCATCAGAGGTTGTTGGGACCTGATGGGATGCCCATGCTTGGTgctggaggaaaagactTGGGAGCGgcaaatgggaagaagcacttcaagagaaaggaagggaaaaagagatcCGGCAAGGGTTACGATTAG